The DNA segment cactgttaaaaataaaggttctttattggcatctatagttccataaagaacttttCACACCCATGGAATTCTTCTACAGATGTTATTTTCATGGAAATAAGGTTcttcatattattaaaaacaatgttcTTGACACAAAAAAATTGGTTCTCAAAAGAACTGTGTGAAAATGGTTCTTCTTTGGTATCACTGTTTTGGCaaaccccttttggaacctttatttttaagagtgtacatgaATGTTAATTGCCTTGCATGGTTATTTTTAGCAGTGACGTATTCGTTGACTTTCCTGACCAACTCTCTCACCTGGAAGGGATGCTTAGGCGACTGAGTAGTGATCTGCTGAAGGTGAGGCTCATTTAGCAGTTAATAAATGAGTGTACTACATTCTCTCTTAGAGGACAAACACGCTCACAAGCACCATGTGTTCCTCTGTCCTTCTCTGTCCTCCTGTTCAGGAGAAGAGAGACAAGCTGGCTCTTCTGGCAGAAGTGTTGAAGCTTCGCATTAGCAACCAGCATCTGAGAGAAGAGTCCCTTTGTGCAGTCGCACAACtacacaaaatcaacaaaattttAAACACGGCACCTGGAGAGATGGAGTAATGCAGGGTTGCAAGCACAGACTACAAGTCTGGATATCGGCACACTTTTTTTGCACTGATTTGGGAGGCAAAAATCTGCAGAATGGATGTAAAGATGTGTTACGTGAATCCATTGGTGACTGAAAGCTTAATCAAATGACAATGTTCCAGTTCTTTTGATCTTACCTTTTGGTGAAGGTTTCATGGAATCTTTAAAAATTAGGAAAATGAACTCATTTAAGGTTTATTAACAGCACAGTACAACCCAGAACAACTTTCATGAGGTTGGTAACTCTCTTGGGAAACATATTAGAGCTCCTCTAAGGCTTCTTAATGAATAATTAAGTTAAggctataaaaaaacaacaactttaaaacagcttaatataaacattataataaatatataaatatatgaagatAGATACTTAACAAATTGCCATTTgttataaataagtaataaaagtCTGAATGTTTTATCTAAcaatataaagtcacaatgaaaaatgctgaaaccagtatatattaaaacactgaaaatgtaaatatgctctatgatgataaaaaaaaaaacagtagaacaataaaaaatatacttaaaacacaataaattagttattttaaaatcccTGAGATGCAATTGTGTTAAATCACGACAGCGGTTAACCTTATTAAAACTGTATTGAACTATACAATGCAGTTGTTTAAATGTCAATAGtctatttggttgttttttttttttttatgcatattctCAGTACAGTAGGTCACTGAGGTGTGAAGACCTTCATTTGACAGCTGCATACTTGTCTCTATAGGCCAGTAACATGTGCAGTGGACTGGGCACAAAGTGATCTGCCTTCATTTCTGCCTCTTGTTTTTGAGCACGTACATTGCGGTTCTGCTGGCAACTGAAGCTCCAGGCTTTCAAGCTAAAAATGGAGAGAGCTTTATatgaaattgcattgcaacagACAAGCCTGAATGAAGTTTGGAGAATTCCTACCAGTACAAACGCCTCTCCTTCTTGGGCAGGATGTGCCACAGATTGGCTAACTCTTTGGTGACCATAGTGGACGGGATGCCAGGATAGGATCTGTTCCAACATAATATCAAATGTCTGCcattatatattcaatatatttaaatgggTCTAATAGTTGTTTTATCattgaaataagaaaaataatactcGTACACACCTGATATATAATTTTCTGTTAATTCGGCAGAACATAATGAAGCCGTTCACACATTTCTTCTTAGGGTTTGGCTGTGTTGTAACACGTCCTCTTTTTGAAGGGTGCCTGTGTGAACAGACTTTTCTTGCTCTCTTCAGAGGAATGAGTTGTTTTGGGGTCTCATCTTCAGAGCTGTTGTTCTCTTCCTCACTCTTGAAGGACAGATTGCTGCTACTTCCAGCACTCATTACAGTCTGCCAATTTGAAGAACAGAGAAGATAACATAAATAAGAGAGCTCAAAGTAAAAACAGAATCTCACTAATCTAATATACAATAGGGGTCCAAAAGTCAACTAGTGAACATGcttctatgtatttttttcattttaattgaatttttttaaattccaattttCTGATTGATATTTTCAGcataacatttttagtgaaatgtTGACTGTCTGTACAAAGGAatcacatgatcagtgtcacaACTTTTGCTTATTTGCAGATTCTTCAattcattttacatcataatgtttcctgattttacatttttgaaatgtaaaacagcTTAACCCTAAAAGACTCAAACATATTCATgatgtattatttatacactcttaaaaatgtctttatgaaaCTATTTTTTAGGCAGAATTTTCATTGGATTATAATTAGGAATACATTGCAGAAGTGAAAGTTGTAAATTGTGAAACTGTACcacaaatgtatttgtaaaaaactatatttaaatcaGTAAAGATACAGTCAAGAAACGTTATTTGTCTATTTAAATACTGTAACTATTTGTTACAAATAATGTTTCTTGACTGTGTCCTCTTTATTGGTTTAAATATAGTATGTTACAAATCTTTTTCTtatcaaagcatattttaaatatgatgtttTAATTGGAGTATTGTTATTGGTACTGTTATGTCAATGAGACAATAATGatgaaacagttaaaaaaaaaaaaaatttttaaataatgtttgtacCATTCTTTGAATGGGCCCCACTGTGTGAGAACAGTATACAAAAGTTTGACTCCTCATGCCCAGCATTGAATTTTTGCtacaaaaatgcaagaaaaatgatctcaaatgtatATACATTCGAAATTTTAGGGCATGTAAGCCTTTTTCCATCACTAGACACTGTGTAGAAACACTTATTTAGtgtaagtattattttattgctaTGCCACACTTTGCTGTTCTGTTGTGCTGGGTCTCTGAAGGTTAATCCCAGTTTTTCATTGTGATCTCAGTTTTGAGTTTTGGACCTCCTTGTATGTGCAGGTAACAAAGGATCACAAAATTTGGCCTACTGATTCATTTGCAAAGCTGCCTGGCAAACTGGGACTTTTTAAGACGGTAGATTCTGGGGTGACCCACACGTCCTCAAATAATGCTGTTAgggtaaaaaaatattgttcagtCAGCACTGCAGCAACACTGtcttgtttgtaatttcacactGTCAGTAATGTGCATATTTGGCTCCAAGCAGATTTTGCCTAACTTCCTTAATGTTTTAAACTATACATTATTCATAAAACAACTAATGcatctattaaataaatacatgctcagaaaaaagatacaaaagctgtcaGTGGGGCGGTACCCTTTTAAAAAGCACTAATATGTATCAatttggtacaaatatgtacacTTGATGtcctaatatgtacctttaaactACTATTATGCACCTTTTAagagtaaataaggtacaaagatgtactttttgaaaaggtagtgccccagtgacagcttttgtatctttttacTGAGCTTGTATATATTGTAGATTGAGATTGTATATACTGATATACTGAGACTGTATACTTGCTAGTATATATTAGTATAGAATGAatcaaataatatacagtatgtgtaggCCTGTATGGATTATCTTTACTTTGGAGCGCCTCTCGTCCTTCCGGATGGAGAGAACGGCTCAGGCCTTGAGAAGGTGATATGAgcagagatgggttgagggtcaAACTGTCTGCTTCCCGAAGAGGCGGACGCAGAGGCAGTACTGGTGTTTTTAGTAGCATAGGGCTGAAAGGAAACCGCTTTTTCCATGCAGCCGGAAAAGCTCCAAGCATGGGGTCTTTCAGAAGAATTCCTGATCTGAAGATATAGTAAAACATCAAAATGAGTTACAAGCTTGCACACAGGTACATCGCAAGCTGACATTTCTCTAttaacaaacataaattaaatatccaatatacaAACCTGGATGGAGGTGTATCCAGCATAATTCTTCCTGGGCTTCCATCTTCACTTCCTGTCTGGTCTTCACAGAAACTACAGGTAGATTCAGCCTCAGTGCTCCCTGATGAAAAAAATAACCCCAGGTATCCGTTAAGTTTCAGAATGTGGATTTATTTGATATCTAACACCAATGAAAGACAAGATTTTTTCACCAGTATTGAAAGAGGAAGTTGTGGAGTTGGAGTCTATAGAGCTTTGTGATGGCTCGCTATCATCAACAGGCCACAGGTCTTTCTCCTCCGCAGTCTGGACTTCTGACAAATTGCTTTGTCTGTCACACACACGCTCCTCCACAGCATTTATGATAAATCTCTCTGAGATTTTGCTCAGAGGGTCCCTCTTTTTGTCACTTAATCGTActgtttataaatgtatacatacagtaatgtaagtgaaaataaataccattttatacaatgtaagatttttttttctttcaattctttaaatacaaaaacttcACCTGTATACTTGTTTATGCGACTGTAGGTGAACATGTTCTTGGCTTTTAGGAATTGTGGTGGTGTGCAAGATAATGGAGTGTCTTCACTTTCTGACTCTGattctgcagacacacacacaggacattgtttttagtatatatatCACATGCCCCCTtacatatttcaaaacatatgCATAAAAAACTCGGATTGAGCATAATTAATAAAGCAGCTGACTTCTCTCATTGTTTTCGGACAGACGGTGAGGGCGACTCTTCAGACTATGAATGTGACTCTCGTGAAACTCAAAGCACTGCAGCATGTTTATCAGGGTGTCCTGTGGACACacataaaatgtgttgttttaaatattgttaactaACGTTATATGCATTATTCATACAATGtagaaaaagaacatttattttattacagtatgttcGTATATGTTTTAACagagatagacacacacacatacacattattaTATAACACACACGTATTATACATTGTAaactagtatttatttattttctttttatcacaGCTGATGTGTTAATTGCGCGCACTATTCAATgccttattattttaaaatattttgtaatgagaCGTAATTTATGCTGGTGTGAAAACAGGTGCGCAAACTTCTTTGTTAACTGATATGTCGCTTTTAATTtacgtttttattatttttaaatggatgcaTATTTTCTTGTGTATGTACAGTTGCCTTACCTGAATTATTCTCAATGGAATGCTGCGGCTATTCAAGTAAATTAAATCTCCTCCAACATAGAACTTCTTATTAGAATGACATTGGACAAGAAAAGAGCCAATCAGCTTCAGCGCTTACGCGGATTGGATAACGAGAAGCATCAGACTTTCCCAGTAGGTCCTTTACGCAGGTCTCGTGACAACTGGTTACTGGGGTGTTTGTCCATGCACGTTTTAATGAACTTTAAAACTTATGTATATTTTCTTTAACATTAAAACACTTCCTTCAGTTTCAACCAACCCATTTGTTTGCAGATTTtcgtacatttttaaaacaatgtctCTGTAGCACTGTTTGTACATCAAGAAGACCAGCATGACATAGCAACCAATGATGTGACTTGGAGGCGTGGCTGTCTccgaaatgaaataataataaaatataatatatttaaaaataaataataaaataaaagggcaTCACAAGCATATTCTAaattcattttatcatttgttttacttCATGTAAACGAATATGACTTTTctaaaaggaaaatatttattattgatatgtttttgttattaggaAAATGTTATATTCATCAAACTAAATGGAGTAACTTAAGACACAATTTTGCTCATTTTCAAACAGACTTTAAAGCTTATTAAAAATCTATAAAGTCTTTAGTAACGCCCCAAAGTTTTccggaaacctgtttgaaatccATTTTTTGTCATTCCTTTTGCTGACACTAGGGGTGCACTGCATAAATGACACAAATCAGCTAACGTGCAAATATGTGcgaaagttaattaaaaaaaatagttgtttgccaaaataaattatttccatttaatCTCCATCttagaatgttttatttagatatttaaatattttaaacttattattgAATGCTGACTACATACAACTTCCCTATAGTTATGTTCAAATGCATG comes from the Cyprinus carpio isolate SPL01 chromosome B21, ASM1834038v1, whole genome shotgun sequence genome and includes:
- the LOC109059307 gene encoding meiosis initiator protein-like isoform X1, with translation MLQCFEFHESHIHSLKSRPHRLSENNERKSESESEDTPLSCTPPQFLKAKNMFTYSRINKYTVRLSDKKRDPLSKISERFIINAVEERVCDRQSNLSEVQTAEEKDLWPVDDSEPSQSSIDSNSTTSSFNTGSTEAESTCSFCEDQTGSEDGSPGRIMLDTPPSRSGILLKDPMLGAFPAAWKKRFPFSPMLLKTPVLPLRPPLREADSLTLNPSLLISPSQGLSRSLHPEGREALQTLFEDVWVTPESTVLKSPSLPGSFANESTVMSAGSSSNLSFKSEEENNSSEDETPKQLIPLKRARKVCSHRHPSKRGRVTTQPNPKKKCVNGFIMFCRINRKLYIRSYPGIPSTMVTKELANLWHILPKKERRLYCLKAWSFSCQQNRNVRAQKQEAEMKADHFVPSPLHMLLAYRDKYAAVK
- the LOC109059307 gene encoding meiosis initiator protein-like isoform X2 — encoded protein: MLQCFEFHESHIHSLKSRPHRLSENNERKSESEDTPLSCTPPQFLKAKNMFTYSRINKYTVRLSDKKRDPLSKISERFIINAVEERVCDRQSNLSEVQTAEEKDLWPVDDSEPSQSSIDSNSTTSSFNTGSTEAESTCSFCEDQTGSEDGSPGRIMLDTPPSRSGILLKDPMLGAFPAAWKKRFPFSPMLLKTPVLPLRPPLREADSLTLNPSLLISPSQGLSRSLHPEGREALQTLFEDVWVTPESTVLKSPSLPGSFANESTVMSAGSSSNLSFKSEEENNSSEDETPKQLIPLKRARKVCSHRHPSKRGRVTTQPNPKKKCVNGFIMFCRINRKLYIRSYPGIPSTMVTKELANLWHILPKKERRLYCLKAWSFSCQQNRNVRAQKQEAEMKADHFVPSPLHMLLAYRDKYAAVK